A genomic region of Metopolophium dirhodum isolate CAU chromosome 1, ASM1992520v1, whole genome shotgun sequence contains the following coding sequences:
- the LOC132934125 gene encoding uncharacterized protein LOC132934125, which translates to MNKKDVNVCVSAQCCCKLIMKCPEKPAPAAAVKPRNPCGERAKNPEMSLCDYLKSQSVSDWMKSLQDNRAGAKNPKDRPRGPVRPVVAPAPVSRICEQPPSADRGAKQPQNHHPDIKQNPVQEDRNMSQIIINIGTIITNGVCKRDSCQQTDSEVQISVSPPAKCPTSACPPVERPTSICPPAEKLIIACPPAEKPTIACPPIERPTSICPPTENRTSVCSPAERPTAAIHPKVRSPAVGSIPVSRDRSCRYQGNTPSAIPSTEPKSCPEPKIVFKVNCCCTCHSD; encoded by the coding sequence ATGAACAAAAAAGATGTTAATGTGTGCGTATCAGCCCAATGCTGTTGCAAATTGATAATGAAATGTCCTGAAAAACCGGCCCCGGCGGCAGCTGTGAAACCACGCAATCCTTGCGGTGAACGTGCGAAAAACCCCGAAATGAGTCTATGCGATTACTTAAAATCGCAGTCCGTTTCGGACTGGATGAAATCCCTGCAGGACAATCGTGCCGGGGCGAAAAATCCAAAAGACAGGCCGCGCGGCCCGGTAAGGCCGGTTGTGGCACCAGCTCCGGTAAGTCGTATTTGTGAACAGCCGCCATCCGCCGACCGCGGAGCGAAACAACCTCAGAACCATCACCCGGATATTAAGCAGAATCCGGTCCAAGAAGATCGTAATATGTCGCAGATCATCATCAACATCGGGACGATAATAACTAATGGAGTCTGCAAGCGGGACTCGTGTCAGCAAACTGATTCGGAAGTCCAGATCTCCGTCAGTCCACCGGCCAAATGTCCGACCTCTGCTTGTCCACCGGTCGAGCGCCCGACCTCCATCTGTCCACCGGCCGAAAAACTGATCATTGCCTGTCCACCAGCCGAAAAACCGACCATTGCCTGTCCACCGATTGAACGTCCGACGTCCATATGTCCACCGACTGAAAATCGGACTTCTGTCTGTTCACCTGCCGAACGTCCAACTGCCGCCATCCACCCTAAAGTCCGTTCACCCGCGGTTGGATCTATTCCGGTGTCACGGGACCGTTCCTGTCGATACCAGGGCAACACACCATCTGCTATTCCAAGCACAGAGCCGAAATCCTGTCCCGAGCCCAAAATTGTGTTTAAGGTGAACTGTTGTTGTACCTGTCACTCGGACTAG